GAGGGAGTTTGTTCCTGAAATGTCAGTTCCATATGTTGGGGAAGCACTGAATATCTTGCGGAAAGAGGTATAATATCGCGTAGCTATAGGAATGCCAACCTTTTACATTCCAATTATCCAGAAATCCTGAGTTGAGTTTGGTTCAGTATCAAATTTTGTGCTTGAATTTGTTTCAGTTCACTTCACCTTTATGTGTGAAATGCATTTAAATTTTTCAATTGAAAAATATTCGGTTTATTTCACAGTCATGGATTAGGATCTATGACTAAATATTATGGCCTTTTTAACTTCAGTGCAGGAAGAGTCATGAAATGAGAAGTTGTTTAATGTTACGCTGCTTTTTAAAATTAGTTAGTGATTTCCAGTAATAATTTAATGGTCCATATAGATCAGGAGGTAAAAGTACTTCTTGATCTGAAGTCAGGATTAGCTGCGCTAATGTTGGCCACCCTTCACTCGGATGAGAGCATCCTGAATCTCAAACGTGTTACATCATGCAAAATTAGTTATTGAAGTTCCTCCTAGAAATCTGTGGAACACTGATGCTGGTACGAGTAGTGATACAGGTTCTTCGACACTGCCAGAGAAATAACTAGGAAATATAGACATGACGCCCATTATAGAAATTACATATCATCTTACCCATGCATGAGTTATCAATTGTACTTGTTTTCATATGCTTTCGTATCTTTTACCTTTTCAGGTAAACAATGAAGCAGCTGTTCTTGGCTTTGTTGGGGCTCCTTTCACCTTGGCGTCGTACTGTGTTGAAGGTGGTTCGTCAAAGCACTTCTCAAAAATTAAGAAACTAGCTTTCTCTGAACCAAAGGTACGTCATGTGCTTATTTGACAGCAACACACCTAAAGATATGAAACTTAGGGTTGCCAGGCATCATATTGGAACAGAAACTGTTAGGTTTGCGTATATAATCAGGATTTTAGATTCAACATCCAGTAATTAGAGCTAACGATAACATTGATATGTGGCACTCTGAGACTCAAAAACCAATTTAGTTCTGATATCTCTATTTTAAGTGAAGAAAACATTCAATTCCGTAAttcatgaatatatatatatatgcatataaATAAAGGTCATTGCTACTAAGATGGTGCACACCACCTCCAAATGATTTCTAGACTATGTTTCTGGAAATCGGTTGTACACCTATCTCGTAGACGAGAATGGAATATTATTGAAGCACTAAAGTTGAGCGCAATACAGGATATTTAGGTTCCCAAGATTATACATTTAAATTGAATGACTATCACCATGATGGCTTGGAGACCTTGCCAAAAATCTAGATAAATGCTTGTATATAATAAGGAGGAGGCTCAAGGCTGTGTTTAGGTTAAGCCTGCAATATCATCTGTAAGTAGGAAAATTATGTCCCCACCCTATCACCTACTAAACTATAGTTCAGTTTAAATCATGTGGCCTACCTAGTCATGTATAGTaagcacaagagattcaagttaataaGCTCAGTTTAAATTTGTTTAATAGATATTTAATTCCAcccccacccccccacccccacccaaaAAAAATTATCTGGTTCCTCCCCTGCTTATAATATTTACTAAAATTTGACATGgattgtttagctactcataaaaTTTGACTTAATAGAAGCAAGAAAGTGATGTAATTTCTTAAGTTTGTCCATGCAAATGCCTTCATTCATTGTACCTAATACGCACCATGTAATGTGGACTTGTGCCCTATTTTTTGTTTCAAGTCGTTTTCATTTCTTTTCATAACTTTGATTTGTACCCAAAGATGATAAGGCTCCTTGCAAATCTGATTTAGTTGCAACTGAAAATTTCATGTCAGCCTCAGTATGCGTATGATAAGTTCCATCTCTAATTATATGGCTCGTGATATTTGAAGAAAATATAGACCTTTCCAGTTTCTTAAGGCCCCACCGTATATGGCTTACCACATTTCCACAAACACCAACGGTGCCATCTCTCTTCAAGCAAACATATGGTTAACGACAAAAGctggattttttgtttgatcaatTTTAGATTATGTTTTCATGTTCTGTGGTACAAAAAGCTGTTGAGCAAATTGGACCACACGGAGATGTTTGTTCTATATGAATTATTTTGCATTCAGGTGGTAACATACAGAACCGATAATTATATTTCTTTTATTGGCAGATCCTACACGCACTCCTCCAGAAATTTACGGATTCTATGGCCAAATACATTAAATACCAAGCTGACAATGGAGCACAAGCCGTACAGATATTTGATTCATGGGCCACGGAATTAAGTCCTGTAGATTTTGAAGAATTCAGTCTTCCTTATCTAAAACAGATAGTCGATTCAGTGAAAGAGACCCATCCACATCTACCACTAATTCTTTACGCAAGCGGATCAGGTGGATTGCTTGAAAGATTGCCTTTAACAGGTGTCGATGTTGTTAGCTTGGACTGGACAGTGGATATGGCTGAGGGTAGGAGAAGGTTAGGACCTAACGTAGCTGTCCAAGGAAATATAGACCCCGGAGTTTTGTTTGGATCGAAAGAGTTTATCACAAGCCGAATTCACGATACAGTGAAGAAAGCAGGTAGGGGTAAACATATATTGAATCTTGGCCATGGGATTGTTGTTGGTACACCAGAAGAGAATGTGGCTCATTTTTTCGAGGTGGCTAAAAGTCTCAGATACTAGAAGATGCACAGTCTGAGTACATGTATGATTTTGTTCAGTTCCGGTTGTATTAGTTCTTTGGGGAAGAAAATGTTTGCCCTCTCTTCTTGTAGATTTTTTGTATTGTAATTTTGACTTGATCAGTTTATCAATGTATGATTTCTTGGAATAGGAAAGGTTTCCATTTACTTTACACAAAGTAGTCCCTCATAAAATCTATTTGTGATTCTAAATTCTTCTGTGATGGAAATGGTTGCCTTTCACTTTCTAGAAAAAGTAAATGGGTTGCCTAGTTGCCTTATCCCACCCCACACTGAGACACATATTGAACCATAAACAATTATTCAACAAAACAATACAGTGAGTAAGTACACGGTTGGATCCCACACCACCTCACACGTATCTGTACTAGTTGCCCAATTAGGAAGATGTCCTCATTTAAATAATTTTGTTTAGAAAAAGGTACCAGAGATATTATTGGAACTTTGCTGTGAATCCTTGGCTCGTGTATgttcagtggtggtggtggttgttgagtGAGAAGATACAAGAAAGAAGATAAATCAGTAGTTCTGTATTTTGACCTTTGGTCTGTCAAGGAGCTAACTATGGGTCCTAATTATAttcacccacacccacacccacacccactgGTTTCGTTTTGTTTGATAGTAGTTCATTCAAGTCAAGTTAACTATGGAGACTAACTAAGCTCAGAGAATTACATATAAACTAACACTATACATATAAAACATGTGCAACATTGCACTTGGTTCCTCTACTAATTTCGGACAAAAACAAGTGCACTCGCATGTCTTTCCGGTTGACATCATATCAGAACGGATGAACACCAATTGAAATATAGGTTGTACGTGCTATTCCCtccgtttttttttaataggccagtttgtataaataaaaatttcaaaaaaataggtcaatttcttaattgggaaagtcaaatgttattttaattttttgggaccacttttctcttaacttcttttgatgacaagtgtcgtgtggaccacttcactttacttcttttactaacaagtgtcatgcgaaccatttcacttcacttcttttattgacaagtgtcatgagaacCATTTTCAatgttttcttaatttccttaaatttcgctaaaaacaaaactggcctattaagaAAAACCGTTGGGAGTATATAATAATTGAAATATCTCATTCTTGATAATTTATACGATAAGATTGTCATCCTAAGTAAACAAAACCAATTGCTACCAAAGTTGcatggaagaaaaaaaagttcatgaaAAAGACTTTAAAGGTGTGAAAGCCACACAAAGAGATAACCACGAAACTACTTATCTTGTAATCTTACTAAGCAGATATCTAACGTAATTAGCAACTTTTATCATGTTTGAAACATGTGATTTTCACAAAGTTAACTACCCTTACATTCGATGGATCCAGCAACAAAATGTCAAATTAATCCTAATGCTCATCCTAATCTCATTTAGagtggatctgaatcatctgataTCCTGTTGAGATTTTGATCTCATTAGTAGTTAAGTATACTAGTCGACTGACAAGACAGCCGCACTACTAAACTGATGTGCATGGTGCATGTTAATTCCACATATTTAGCTAAGATAACACATGCTATTTAATCTCAACTTCCAGACACTCGATATTTTTAAATTTTGAACGGTTCTCTTTTTCTCCTGAGAAAGTATTTTCTATTCAGGGGTAATCATCATGGTTTGAATATTATTCTTGCTTTGTTCTTTTCCGTTTAAGTGGCTCACCCTTCACAATAGATGCAGACAGACACCTTGGGGTCTCTTAAAAGACTGTCTAGTTGCTAATGGTTCACTTTTTTTCTTGGAAGCATAATAATTAATTACTACTAACGAGTCATTAACTGTTTCGGTGCAGACCTTTGCAGGCCGCGAGAACGGTACCAAATGGAAGCAAACTTCGTCTGAATACTAGACAACGGTACCAAATGGACGCAGACTTTGTCTGCTATACTAGACATGACCAACGAGGCTATAGGGAATAAAATTCATCGTCGAGAGTTGGCTAACATTTATTTGCAAGCTACAAAAAATCAATAGTACCGTAGTTTCCTAAAAAAGGTataaaagatttatcaataaccTTTCTAGGGGTATTAGTTTGATTGGAGGTGTGTCATTCCAAAGATGTAGGACTTTGTCTCATATGAGTTTGGTACATTTCAAGTAAATGGGTATCTTGTAACCTGCACTTTTTGTATGGCGCATGTTTAAAATTCGTCATTGGCTTGAGGTGAAACTTCATCCTAAGCTTATGTTATATGTTAAGAGGATTACTCACGGTACATTACGTATGAAAATTTTTCACCTTGAGAgatgatttgagtttttccacATTTTTCTTCAAACATAGGTTTTCTCGatgaatttcttcacttttatTCAAGAACTCCAAAATCTCCTTTTATGACTCAGTATCAGAAGTTGAATCACAATCAACAGATATTTTTGCACATGGGGCGGAATTTTCTGTCAGATGTTCAGAAATAAGCTCATTAGAGTTATCAAGTGAAATAATGAGAGCattatttctttgaagagaacTTCCGTCTTGAATGATTGAATCATCTTGAAACTTGGTCCGCGAGTGTCGCTTTCCAGATTGTCTGTACTTCCCCAGGACATCATTGACTTGTTGTGTGATCATAGATATGTTTTCTTCATCGTGATCAACACAACACTCATAAGCCCAAGACAAGTTTTCTTTCGAAGAAGTCATACTTGTATTGATTGTGGCTTTAAGTGCAGAAGATCTATCTTTAGCCACACTATGCTCGTGAtcgaagatctttaactttccaacgaaactgtttctggaaagagtttcaaAGTTATTCCCTTCcatgatgacatgtttcttagactcgtatctcgCTGGTAAAGATCGTAGAATTTTCAacacaatgtccttttggggaATGGTCTTCCCTAACGCATAACATGCATTAATAATTCCAGACACcttttgattaaattcatcaaatgaatctacATTAGACATATGAATATTTTTCCAGTCGGAATTTAggctttgaagcctagcttctttctatgAGGTATCtctttcaaatatggtttctaagatatcccaagcatctttagacttagtgcatgatgtcacatggtgttgaagatctgggcttatggcgtggataatagcGTTTAACCCGTTCGGATTATGCTTTTCAGCACTTATCTAGGATTCACTATAAGCTATTAACGTCTTGGCAACATTATTTCCGTCTCTAATAACTGTTGGCGCCTCATATCAAATaactacaagtttccatgtctcaaagCCACGGGCTTATAAAAAGGaatgcatagcaattttccaccataagtaatttcagTCATCAAatgctggcggtacgtttatcgaGATTACACTCCTAACATATaatcagactgcttcaaacacgaacttattaggtcttaggatgttttcctgatctgataccaattgaaaacgcgggggtaccaaaatacaccaccatttttttcttaggaaatctgtatggacaaacttaatacaactccgagagttaaactaaatcaaggaatagtatctagagttatctctctctctctctcgtgattagaacgtttacagaaataaatcagtgaacctaatcacaaagagataacttggaaggtaccaaagaccaatgtccaataatcaatcaagtcgtatccaacaaactaggtcagaTGTATCTattatgattgatcaacgcacaacctgtgatatttcaattataaagattgtAACACttcgtgtttttagcatggcatgctcaaagatgtgtcatggcatgagatgaagcttaATCTCAAGCTTCGTTGCATGTTAAGAGGaacattggcctagagccaatatggcGCCAAGTAATGGCGCATTGTGAAGATACATTGGCCAAGGGACAATATCACACTAAGAGGATACAAGTTGTAAGTTGTATTGTCCAAGAGCCAATCTCGCACCAAAGGTGCTTCAGGCCAGTTGGGTGGCTAAACTAGAAAAAAGTAGCGCCACAATGGAGAATTACACAGGTCATTAGCCTCAACAAGCCAGAGCACGTTGTCCTTGACAATGTACatccatcacggctggacattggagtggcctacgTGCCAAATCCGTAAATACATCCATCACAGCCCTTTACTAGACCTGGCTCATGAAATCATCAACCATCATGACCGGACGTTGGAGCTagcctgtgagccagaactggATGTACAACCATCATGGTCGTACATTGCAGTTGTCCAGGGTAGTAATGTGCAGCCATCACGGCCTTGGGACTTGGTGAAGTAATTTTCCTTCCCTAATCCAAGTTGTACAAATGTCTTTAAAACATATaaagggaggggtagttggttgaaggtgcatatgcggaacaTGCACCAACTAagattcatagcttagccgaaagagtataaatgatgcctagacctcatttatagttgtgtatccTTGCCAATGGAGCATATTAAGCATGtgaatcactatgccatgtcgcggaccaaATATGCATAACTTGTAAGCATTTTGAGAACGACCTATACAGActaggtgatgagtgctaaaaagtgcatatttatatatatttttcttggcatttaactcatcctttgtgcatcaattctacattttatcccatattctgtattttcattgttttcaagaataaatatttttcttacttaattttatatttttaggtaataaataaagtttggatgaattgcggagcggaatagagcagaaaagtagtgaaaagccgggaggagttacgcaaagaagccgcgaagaacgttgtgcacaaaaccaagaggctaggaatggtcttgaagaagaagaattgtccttaaagaagatatgggcttggcatacccaaggcccaaaaccctcacccaaacccattttctatatccaggcccgtctcggatttcagccgtcagatcgaagcatttcagcatcctacggtcgctcctatgcctgtgcatcaaatcccgatgattccgctaaacactacaacacctaacctaatctcgcaccgtagacttcgttgtattttacatcctacgatCGCTACAAgatgcttctttcttagccgtccgatccacctaccatctccatatccagcggcttcagctcgtggtacacacatcttgatacacccgcctaacacactaatactcgaaccctatgacctagcaaaacagctccctaccctaacccatatcgagctCCACCTTCTttttcctctccccctctctgcaacagaaacacccattccaccaccatcacctccacctgctacttccatcatccatcgctcctgtcaccaccatcacctccaccatctccatcattacccgacacgacccatccccctaattcgaagcgctttaacctctctcaccaactgacctaggtgagggttgataaaacacctcaaattagggagcaattgtagcaattgggagcaggagaagaaccgagagaggcagagaagacatggggcgacgtcaattcaaagttttggtgagtaaatttcggaaattgaaaaccctaatttcaattctagggtttcggaaaaattgggtatttggtgatataaatagggggtgatgtagaggggtagagggggatgatctctggactagccagtagaaaattgaaacaaaattcatgcaattccaaatttcagttcatctatgaagttaacagtgaaagttgtgcttgttttgatttattttgaatgttgat
This portion of the Papaver somniferum cultivar HN1 chromosome 11, ASM357369v1, whole genome shotgun sequence genome encodes:
- the LOC113322501 gene encoding uroporphyrinogen decarboxylase isoform X2, encoding MSCVTGSLAFGALSISPKSTFTSLSRSKLSINCSAGEPQAVGAAEPLLLTAVRGENVERPPVWLMRQAGRYMKSYMTLCEKHPSFRERSENVDLVVEISLQPWKVFKPDGVILFSDILTPLSGMNIPFDIVKGKGPIIFSPLREAADVAQVREFVPEMSVPYVGEALNILRKEVNNEAAVLGFVGAPFTLASYCVEGGSSKHFSKIKKLAFSEPKILHALLQKFTDSMAKYIKYQADNGAQAVQIFDSWATELSPVDFEEFSLPYLKQIVDSVKETHPHLPLILYASGSGGLLERLPLTGVDVVSLDWTVDMAEGRRRLGPNVAVQGNIDPGVLFGSKEFITSRIHDTVKKAGRGKHILNLGHGIVVGTPEENVAHFFEVAKSLRY
- the LOC113322501 gene encoding uroporphyrinogen decarboxylase isoform X1, encoding MSCVTGSLAFGALSISPKSTFTSLSRSKLSINCSAGGTVAEPQAVGAAEPLLLTAVRGENVERPPVWLMRQAGRYMKSYMTLCEKHPSFRERSENVDLVVEISLQPWKVFKPDGVILFSDILTPLSGMNIPFDIVKGKGPIIFSPLREAADVAQVREFVPEMSVPYVGEALNILRKEVNNEAAVLGFVGAPFTLASYCVEGGSSKHFSKIKKLAFSEPKILHALLQKFTDSMAKYIKYQADNGAQAVQIFDSWATELSPVDFEEFSLPYLKQIVDSVKETHPHLPLILYASGSGGLLERLPLTGVDVVSLDWTVDMAEGRRRLGPNVAVQGNIDPGVLFGSKEFITSRIHDTVKKAGRGKHILNLGHGIVVGTPEENVAHFFEVAKSLRY